Proteins encoded within one genomic window of Bacillus sp. 1NLA3E:
- a CDS encoding asparagine synthase-related protein, with amino-acid sequence MSAITGIYHFNGEPISTEQTRDLMNALHQYPSDYIHTWNHRNIFLGCHAQWITPESIGEKLPYFDYERKLAITADAIIDNRDELLDKLLVDQSQRKEIPDSQIILLAYSKWGEAVAKHLIGDFAFMIWDEKEQKLFGVRDFSGTRTLYFYRDESRFAFSTTIEPLLKLPYIDKKLNESWLAEFLTIPGMVDSVDTISTVYKGIKQIPPSHSITIQKNRVVLSRYSTITSQSKIKLNSDSEYEEAFHEVFQKAVKSRIRTNGEVGAQLSGGMDSGSVVSFAAKELQKEKKKLHTFSYIPEASFVDWTPYYYIPDERPFIKETVNHVGNISDQYLSFEGKSPLTDVDDFLSIMEMPYKFFSNSFWLKGINEKANQQGIKVMLNGARGNYSISWGSQTLTLNYYASLLKKLKWIHFYRDLGMFCENFNTGKSHILPIVVKKAFPNIYQLLSRTTKNDIQFKSLVNPSLAERTNIFEKLTEFHIDITGASAENPNEARRRHFEQLFYWSKSGTVGTKLSLRYGLWDRDPTNDLRVIQFCLSLPEDQYVNSGLERSFIRRATKNLLPDKVRLNQQSRGLQGADVIHRMASNWDIFIEELHEITRDPIVSEFLNIDVLKHAITRISKHPSSELLFDDNFRIVTNSLIVYRFIKKYN; translated from the coding sequence ATGAGTGCAATAACTGGTATATATCATTTTAATGGGGAGCCAATCTCAACAGAACAAACCAGGGATTTAATGAATGCACTTCATCAATATCCTTCAGATTATATTCATACTTGGAATCATAGAAATATTTTTCTGGGCTGCCATGCCCAATGGATTACTCCTGAATCGATTGGTGAGAAATTACCTTATTTTGATTATGAAAGAAAGCTAGCCATTACAGCTGATGCGATCATAGATAACCGAGATGAACTTCTGGATAAATTACTAGTAGATCAATCACAAAGAAAAGAAATACCTGATAGCCAAATAATTTTATTAGCATACAGCAAGTGGGGAGAAGCTGTTGCGAAGCATTTAATCGGTGATTTTGCCTTTATGATATGGGATGAGAAAGAACAGAAGCTCTTTGGTGTCAGAGATTTCTCGGGTACTAGGACTTTATATTTCTACCGAGACGAAAGCCGTTTTGCATTTTCTACGACAATTGAACCTTTGTTGAAGTTACCTTATATAGATAAAAAACTGAATGAAAGCTGGTTAGCTGAGTTCCTTACAATTCCAGGAATGGTGGATTCAGTTGATACTATTTCCACAGTTTATAAAGGGATCAAACAAATTCCTCCATCACATAGCATTACTATCCAGAAAAATAGGGTAGTCCTTTCAAGATATAGCACCATTACAAGCCAATCGAAAATAAAACTCAACTCTGATTCAGAATATGAAGAAGCATTTCACGAAGTGTTTCAAAAAGCGGTAAAGTCAAGGATCCGTACCAATGGTGAGGTTGGAGCTCAATTAAGTGGAGGCATGGATTCAGGTTCAGTCGTTAGCTTTGCTGCAAAAGAACTTCAAAAGGAAAAGAAGAAACTACATACCTTTAGCTACATTCCAGAAGCTAGTTTTGTAGATTGGACACCGTATTATTATATTCCTGATGAAAGACCTTTTATAAAAGAAACTGTAAATCATGTTGGGAATATTTCAGACCAATACTTGAGCTTTGAAGGAAAAAGCCCCCTAACTGATGTAGATGATTTCCTTTCAATAATGGAAATGCCTTATAAATTTTTTAGTAACTCTTTTTGGTTAAAAGGAATCAATGAAAAAGCGAACCAACAAGGAATAAAAGTTATGTTAAACGGTGCAAGGGGGAATTATTCTATTTCCTGGGGTTCTCAAACATTGACACTAAACTACTATGCTTCTCTTTTAAAAAAGCTGAAATGGATTCATTTTTATCGTGATTTAGGTATGTTCTGTGAAAACTTTAATACTGGAAAATCTCACATTCTTCCCATAGTTGTAAAAAAAGCATTCCCAAACATATACCAGTTGTTGTCGAGGACAACTAAAAATGATATTCAATTTAAGTCCTTAGTGAACCCATCACTAGCAGAAAGAACGAATATTTTTGAAAAGCTAACCGAATTTCATATAGATATAACAGGGGCATCTGCTGAAAATCCTAATGAAGCTAGAAGAAGGCATTTTGAACAACTATTTTATTGGAGTAAAAGTGGAACAGTCGGAACAAAATTATCTCTACGATATGGTCTATGGGATCGTGACCCTACAAACGATTTACGAGTCATACAGTTTTGTTTATCCCTACCGGAAGATCAATATGTTAATAGTGGTTTGGAAAGATCATTTATTCGAAGAGCTACCAAAAATCTTCTTCCGGATAAAGTTAGATTAAACCAACAAAGTCGAGGGTTACAAGGTGCTGATGTTATCCATCGTATGGCTTCAAATTGGGATATTTTTATTGAAGAACTACATGAGATTACTAGGGACCCTATAGTTTCGGAATTTCTAAATATAGATGTGTTAAAGCATGCCATTACAAGGATAAGTAAACATCCCAGTTCTGAATTGTTATTTGATGACAATTTTAGAATTGTGACCAACAGTTTAATCGTGTATCGGTTTATTAAAAAATATAATTGA
- a CDS encoding paeninodin family lasso peptide, which yields MKKEWKKPELEILDVNLTMGGPGNAINDSYCTNNQNFETHDGRSNKSNMCS from the coding sequence ATGAAAAAGGAGTGGAAAAAGCCAGAACTTGAAATTCTTGACGTAAATTTAACAATGGGTGGGCCAGGAAATGCAATAAATGATAGTTATTGTACGAATAACCAAAACTTTGAGACACATGATGGAAGATCAAACAAATCAAATATGTGTTCCTAA
- a CDS encoding aldolase gives MINTLEKVMYKAFGLSITSEILLPELPLLGEQIEKGLADVEIEIGDLSVLWAEFDVPNETFVMKENFVLFQIPDIAIFSVQNGSKVIVSPMASSNEDEIRLFILGTCMGAILLQKKILPLHGSAIVIDGLAYAFVGDSGAGKSTLASAFLHRGYQLLTDDVIAVSLSQDGMPMVAPSYPQQKLWQESLNEFGKQIHQYRPLFERETKFAVPVSSQFTSDTFPLAGVFELVKTESEEIDLRPIKGLGRLHTLYYHTYRNFLLAPLRLMNWHFEMSTQIANQIKLHQLIRPVSHFTAHELPSVILNILQTESNSG, from the coding sequence ATGATAAATACATTAGAAAAAGTCATGTACAAAGCTTTTGGATTAAGTATTACTAGTGAAATTCTTTTACCTGAATTACCATTATTGGGTGAACAGATAGAAAAGGGTTTAGCAGATGTTGAGATTGAGATAGGTGATTTATCTGTTCTATGGGCGGAATTTGATGTACCAAATGAGACCTTCGTCATGAAAGAAAACTTTGTCTTGTTTCAAATTCCGGATATTGCTATCTTTTCTGTTCAAAATGGGAGTAAGGTTATTGTCTCACCAATGGCTAGTTCAAACGAGGATGAAATTAGGTTATTTATTCTTGGTACATGTATGGGGGCGATATTATTGCAAAAGAAAATTCTTCCCTTGCATGGCAGTGCAATCGTTATTGATGGACTGGCATATGCGTTTGTTGGTGATTCAGGTGCAGGGAAATCAACGCTTGCTTCTGCATTTTTACATAGAGGGTACCAGCTCCTAACGGACGATGTGATTGCTGTTTCGCTGTCGCAGGATGGGATGCCGATGGTTGCTCCATCCTATCCACAACAAAAACTTTGGCAAGAAAGTTTAAATGAATTTGGTAAGCAAATTCATCAGTATCGCCCTTTATTTGAGCGAGAAACTAAATTCGCAGTACCTGTGTCTTCGCAATTTACTTCTGACACTTTTCCTCTTGCAGGTGTATTTGAATTAGTTAAAACAGAGAGTGAGGAGATCGATCTTCGTCCCATTAAAGGACTTGGGAGATTACATACCTTGTATTATCATACGTATCGAAATTTTTTGCTCGCCCCTTTACGGCTTATGAATTGGCATTTTGAAATGTCTACCCAAATAGCTAACCAAATTAAACTTCACCAACTAATTCGACCTGTTTCGCACTTTACAGCTCATGAGTTGCCATCAGTTATTTTGAATATACTCCAAACAGAAAGTAATAGCGGATAA
- a CDS encoding ABC transporter ATP-binding protein → MKEILFFVKKLHTYSGKMLYINLVGMIIISLLEGIGILFLVPMVNMSGMLSFDIVGTPVSKLFELLKLVPNYLGLPLILGIYVLLVIGQNILQRQITIRNTIIQHGFFRHLRVETYDAMLHANWDFFVKKRKSDLINLLTAEIASASAGTNSFLQFIAALIFTFIQIGLAFWLSPKITIFVLISGLVLILFSRNFLKRSMALGGRNFELGKNYLAGITDQINGIKDIKSNSLEESRMNWYRSVTLSMQQEQVQFAKMNTKSQLYYKFASAIFIAVFIYISVKIFNAQPSQLMLIIIIFSRLWPRVAGIQAFLEQIAAKIPSYKAVADLQNECNTAREFSSADIKGIKPLYINKGIECRNVDFRYSQNVSVYALKSINLFLPSHQMTAIVGRSGAGKSTLIDLLMGLNMPEKGEVLIDGKPLSSDRLLSLRQAISYVPQDPFLFNASIRENLQIVKPNSNEEQMWDALKFSSAAEFVKKMPEGLDTLIGDRGIRLSGGERQRLVLARAILRDPSILVLDEATSALDTENEAKIQEALERLKGKMTIIVIAHRLSTIRNADQVIVLEEGEVIQKGEYAQLAKEKKSIFGQLLNNQIKATL, encoded by the coding sequence ATGAAGGAAATATTATTCTTTGTAAAGAAACTACATACGTATTCAGGAAAAATGCTATATATCAATCTTGTTGGAATGATCATCATTAGTTTACTAGAGGGGATTGGAATCCTATTTTTAGTTCCAATGGTAAATATGAGTGGGATGTTAAGCTTTGATATTGTTGGAACACCGGTTTCGAAACTTTTCGAATTACTTAAATTGGTTCCTAATTATTTGGGATTACCATTGATTTTAGGTATTTATGTATTGTTGGTGATAGGACAAAATATATTGCAACGTCAAATAACCATTCGAAATACCATTATTCAGCATGGTTTTTTTCGACATTTGCGGGTAGAGACATATGATGCCATGCTCCATGCAAATTGGGATTTTTTTGTGAAGAAAAGGAAGTCTGATCTTATTAATTTATTAACTGCAGAAATTGCTAGTGCAAGTGCAGGAACAAACTCATTTTTACAATTTATTGCTGCTCTTATTTTTACTTTTATCCAAATAGGTCTTGCCTTTTGGCTCTCTCCTAAAATCACCATTTTTGTATTAATTAGCGGATTAGTTTTGATCTTATTTTCACGTAATTTCCTTAAAAGGTCGATGGCGTTAGGAGGCAGAAATTTTGAATTGGGAAAAAACTATCTAGCAGGAATTACTGACCAGATAAATGGTATTAAAGATATAAAAAGTAATTCCCTAGAAGAATCTCGAATGAATTGGTATCGCTCTGTTACCCTAAGTATGCAGCAGGAACAAGTTCAATTTGCAAAGATGAATACAAAATCCCAACTTTACTATAAATTTGCTTCTGCGATTTTCATTGCAGTCTTTATATATATTTCTGTAAAAATATTTAATGCTCAACCAAGTCAATTAATGTTAATTATTATTATTTTTTCAAGATTGTGGCCAAGGGTTGCTGGAATTCAAGCATTTTTAGAGCAAATAGCTGCGAAAATTCCTTCTTATAAGGCTGTCGCTGATTTACAAAATGAATGTAATACAGCAAGAGAGTTCTCCTCAGCGGATATAAAGGGAATAAAACCCCTTTATATAAATAAGGGGATTGAATGCAGAAATGTAGATTTCCGTTATAGCCAAAACGTGTCCGTATATGCTTTAAAGAGCATAAATCTATTCCTTCCATCACATCAAATGACAGCAATTGTAGGACGTTCAGGTGCAGGGAAAAGTACTTTAATTGACTTATTAATGGGTTTAAACATGCCAGAAAAAGGGGAAGTCTTAATTGACGGAAAACCTCTATCGAGTGATAGGCTTTTGTCATTAAGGCAGGCCATTAGTTATGTCCCACAAGATCCTTTTTTATTTAATGCGAGTATAAGGGAAAACTTGCAGATTGTTAAACCAAATTCAAATGAGGAGCAAATGTGGGATGCATTGAAGTTTTCCTCTGCCGCGGAATTTGTTAAGAAGATGCCGGAAGGACTTGATACTTTAATAGGGGATCGTGGTATTAGACTTTCTGGGGGTGAAAGGCAACGACTTGTTTTAGCTCGAGCGATTCTTCGGGATCCATCCATTCTTGTTTTAGATGAAGCAACAAGTGCACTAGACACTGAAAATGAAGCGAAAATTCAGGAAGCACTAGAAAGGCTTAAAGGCAAGATGACGATTATTGTTATTGCCCATCGTTTATCTACCATAAGGAATGCAGATCAAGTTATTGTTTTGGAGGAAGGGGAAGTAATTCAAAAAGGAGAATATGCTCAACTTGCAAAAGAAAAGAAAAGTATATTTGGTCAATTGCTAAACAACCAAATTAAAGCTACATTATAA
- a CDS encoding VanZ family protein, with translation MYTSILRVFLRAFPIVYIVFIWLQSSYFNPETVAGLSDTLNKAVVLIIGVSLEFAHLFEFGLLYLFIFLAFLSFGKIGKWQNRLAITVALLYSLVDEIHQIYVPFRSFSLDDLLKDAIGIFFIWWLIRNNYFTKKDSRFGELLRKVAQLPNKDKNEVSL, from the coding sequence ATGTACACATCAATTTTACGTGTTTTTTTAAGAGCTTTTCCGATAGTCTATATAGTTTTCATATGGCTGCAGTCGAGCTATTTTAACCCTGAAACAGTTGCTGGACTTTCCGATACCTTAAATAAGGCGGTCGTTTTGATCATTGGGGTTAGTTTAGAATTTGCTCACTTGTTTGAATTTGGTTTGCTCTACCTTTTTATTTTTCTTGCGTTCCTTAGTTTTGGTAAGATAGGGAAGTGGCAGAATCGTTTGGCTATAACCGTAGCACTCCTTTATAGTTTAGTTGATGAAATTCATCAAATTTACGTTCCGTTTAGATCATTCTCATTAGATGATCTTCTGAAAGATGCAATTGGGATTTTCTTTATCTGGTGGCTAATTCGTAACAATTATTTCACCAAGAAAGACTCTCGGTTTGGTGAATTATTAAGAAAAGTAGCTCAACTACCTAACAAGGATAAAAATGAAGTTTCTCTCTAA
- a CDS encoding PqqD family protein: MKQFIRKSDYETTHSDDELIVLNTDESTVTKLNEQGGYCWSLLGEVQTVESLSKAIQQKYGSDTINKKSNIEVFLLKLMEYGLIKNVV, encoded by the coding sequence ATGAAGCAGTTTATTCGAAAAAGCGATTATGAAACTACTCATTCTGATGATGAGTTGATTGTATTAAATACGGATGAATCCACCGTGACAAAATTAAATGAGCAGGGTGGATATTGTTGGTCATTGCTCGGTGAGGTACAAACGGTTGAGTCTTTGAGTAAAGCAATACAACAAAAGTATGGTTCTGATACTATAAATAAAAAAAGCAATATCGAAGTATTTTTATTAAAATTAATGGAATATGGATTAATAAAAAATGTTGTTTGA
- a CDS encoding S24/S26 family peptidase, with product MLFDKENIILFKKNIRNHGFIDWEFEGNSMFPLIQKGNICRFVYCEPFKLIKGDIVLYYSETGQLVAHRFFHTKLVKEQRHYLFKGDTNFSFDQPVTEEQIIGKLAFIKKVDKKVWMADLPMGLWGKTILLLPFTSIILGNYINLKNAFNTNFMDSYDGTEETSD from the coding sequence ATGTTGTTTGATAAAGAAAACATTATTTTATTCAAAAAAAATATCAGGAACCATGGGTTCATCGATTGGGAATTTGAAGGAAACAGCATGTTTCCATTGATCCAAAAGGGGAATATTTGCCGTTTTGTCTACTGTGAACCGTTTAAATTAATCAAGGGTGACATCGTTTTATACTATTCGGAGACTGGACAATTGGTTGCCCATCGGTTTTTCCATACAAAACTAGTCAAGGAACAACGACACTATCTATTTAAAGGTGATACAAATTTTAGTTTTGATCAACCCGTTACTGAAGAACAGATCATTGGGAAGCTAGCATTTATAAAAAAGGTGGATAAAAAGGTCTGGATGGCCGATCTTCCTATGGGGCTCTGGGGAAAGACCATTCTTTTGCTGCCGTTTACTTCGATCATATTAGGTAATTATATTAATTTGAAAAATGCTTTCAATACTAATTTCATGGACTCCTATGATGGAACAGAAGAGACTTCAGACTAG
- a CDS encoding TfoX/Sxy family protein, with translation MNSLTSIPNIGEVLAQKLIDVGINSPENLIEVGSKEAFIRIKHADDSACINMLYALEGAIQGVRWHSLSDETKRELKQFFKAL, from the coding sequence ATGAATAGCCTAACATCAATACCCAATATCGGGGAAGTATTGGCTCAAAAATTGATAGATGTGGGGATAAATAGCCCAGAAAACTTAATTGAAGTAGGGAGTAAAGAGGCTTTTATTCGCATAAAACATGCTGACGATTCAGCATGTATCAACATGTTATATGCTTTAGAAGGTGCGATACAGGGCGTTCGTTGGCATAGCTTATCTGATGAAACGAAACGAGAGTTGAAACAATTCTTCAAGGCACTTTAA